A genomic region of Raphanus sativus cultivar WK10039 chromosome 6, ASM80110v3, whole genome shotgun sequence contains the following coding sequences:
- the LOC130495454 gene encoding multiple organellar RNA editing factor 8, chloroplastic/mitochondrial-like isoform X1 yields MATRSISRSIPRLLNRSFASSAPLSRSRPLAAAALSSVVHHRGGGFVSAKGLSSQAATASSSLNDRNPNWSYRPPKETILLDGCDFEHWLVVVDPPQGDLTRDEIIDGYIKTLAQIVGSEEEARMKIYSVSHRCYFAFGALVSEDLSHKLKELPNVRWVLPDSYLNVRNKDYGGEPFIDGRAVPYDPKYHEEWLRNNDKANDKNKRGPRKFDKTRNFVRRENMAGGSYPPQNYGGPPAQSNMGGAPPQNNMGGQRPSANYGGAPPQNNMGGQRPPANYGGGAPPPNYGAPLPNYGGAPPQNNMGGQRPPANYGGGPPPNYGGAPPPQTHIGGAPPQNNMGGGPPNEGWPGNNNYQQQSGGMQQPQYQTNYPPNRDGGGNQYQS; encoded by the exons ATGGCGACGCGTTCCATTTCTCGCTCCATTCCCAGGCTTCTGAATCGATCCTTCGCTTCGTCTGCTCCCCTCAGCCGATCCCGTCCCCTCGCCGCAGCAGCATTGTCCTCCGTCGTCCACCACCGCGGTGGTGGATTCGTCTCTGCGAAAGGTCTTTCCTCGCAGGCGGCCACGGCATCTTCTTCTCTGAACGATCGGAACCCTAACTGGTCGTACAGGCCTCCCAAGGAGACGATCTTGCTCGATGGCTGCGATTTCGAGCATTGGCTCGTGGTTGTTGATCCGCCTCAGGGTGATCTTACCAGAGACGAGATCATTGACGGTTATATCAAAACCCTAGCTCAGATTGTTGGCAG TGAAGAAGAAGCGAGGATGAAGATCTACTCTGTTTCGCATCGGTGTTACTTTGCCTTCGGTGCACTTGTGTCTGAAGATCTTTCTCACAAGCtgaaag AGTTGCCAAATGTGCGTTGGGTTCTTCCTGATTCTTACCTTAATGTGAGGAACAAAGACTATGGAG GGGAACCCTTCATTGATGGGAGAGCTGTTCCTTATGATCCCAAGTACCACGAGGAATGGTTAAGGAACAACGATAAAGCAAATGATAAAAACAAGCGTGGTCCTAGAAAGTTTGATAAAACCAGAAACTTTGTGAGGAGAGAGAACATGGCTGGAGGCTCTTATCCACCTCAGAATTATGGAGGACCACCAGCACAATCCAACATGGGAGGAGCACCACCGCAGAACAATATGGGAGGACAGAGGCCATCAGCAAACTATGGGGGAGCACCACCGCAGAACAACATGGGAGGACAGAGGCCACCAGCAAACTATGGAGGAGGAGCACCCCCACCAAATTATGGAGCACCACTACCGAACTATGGAGGAGCACCACCTCAGAACAACATGGGAGGACAGAGGCCACCAGCAAACTATGGAGGAGGACCACCACCGAACTATGGAGGAGCACCACCACCACAAACCCACATCGGAGGAGCACCACCGCAGAACAACATGGGAGGAGGTCCACCAAATGAAGGATGGCCAGGTAACAACAACTACCAGCAGCAGAGCGGTGGAATGCAGCAGCCACAGTACCAGACCAACTATCCACCTAACCGTGATGGCGGCGGGAACCAGTACCAGAGTTAG
- the LOC108810519 gene encoding uncharacterized protein LOC108810519 isoform X2 — translation MCVICSSLTLSSSKYYRQTETDVEMPLNPSRVLYEMNSDDEQFLARIHDRVLVAENSASYEITENMFEKASYVKQLDHFTLIEIQELMAGARSLEAMKTIYELWRTKRQSKGMPLIMHLQEGNDDDGDAWNIAWAY, via the exons ATGTGTGTGATATGTTCCTCCTTAACGCTAAG TTCTTCTAAATATTACCGGCAGACTGAAACTGATGTTGAGATGCCATTGAATCCTTCACGTGTTTTGTATGAAATGAACAGCGATGATGAGCAGTTCCTTGCGAGAATTCATGATCGTGTTCTGGTTGCTGAGAATAGTGCTTCTTATGAGATCACTGAGAACATGTTTGAGAAGGCTTCGTACGTAAAGCAACTTGATCACTTTACCTTAATCGAAATTCAAGAACTGATGGCCGGAGCTAGATCCTTGGAAGCAATGAAAACAATATATGAGCTTTGGAGAACCAAGAGGCAGAGTAAGGGAATGCCACTAATCATGCATCTTCAG GAAGgcaatgatgatgatggagatgCCTGGAACATAGCATGGGCCTACTAA
- the LOC108837759 gene encoding uncharacterized protein LOC108837759, which translates to MASSSHYHYHREDNDQLDSMFDDLSEEDGDIFPEPKERKKRIFIERNREEGATKLWNDYFSESPTYGHRLFRRRFRMNKPLFMRIVNRLSTEVPYFRPTQDATGRSGLTPLQKCTAAIRQLAYGVGADTVDEYVRLGETTAAKCLHRFAAGIIHLFGDQYLRRPTPEDLQRLLFEGEERGFPGMIGSIDCMHWEWKNCPSAWKGMYSRGTGKPTLVLEAVASYDLWIWHAFFGASGTMNDLNILDRSPVFDDIINGIAPQVNFNVNGREYHLAYYLTDGIYPKWATFIQSIRLPQGEKNKLFAKKQESVRKDVERAFGVLQARFAVVKNPSKLWEKEKIKNIMKACIILHNMIVENERGSYSLRNISEFIDGEGEGAYSVGLDHTLRNTIDARRRIQDTPTNQRLKADLIENIWAKFGHLPNNI; encoded by the coding sequence atggcttcttcttctcattaTCATTACCACAGAGAAGATAATGATCAATTAGATTCCATGTTTGATGATTTATCTGAAGAAGACGGTGATATTTTTCCAGAACCTAAAGAGCGCAAGAAAAGAATTTTTATCGAGAGAAACCGGGAAGAAGGCGCCACCAAACTCTGGAATGATTATTTTAGTGAAAGTCCAACATATGGGCATCGTTTATTTCGGCGACGGTTTCGAATGAACAAACCCTTGTTCATGCGTATTGTCAATCGTCTCTCTACCGAAGTACCATATTTTCGCCCAACACAAGATGCAACCGGGCGATCTGGTCTAACTCCGCTCCAAAAATGTACTGCAGCAATTCGTCAATTGGCATACGGTGTTGGGGCTGATACAGTTGACGAGTATGTACGACTAGGTGAAACAACTGCTGCAAAATGTTTGCACCGTTTTGCTGCCGGAATAATCCACTTGTTTGGAGATCAATATCTAAGACGCCCTACACCGGAGGATCTTCAAAGACTACTCTTTGAAGGAGAAGAACGTGGCTTTCCGGGGATGATTGGAAGCATCgattgtatgcattgggagtggaagaatTGTCCTTCCGCTTGGAAAGGAATGTATTCACGAGGAACCGGAAAACCAACACTTGTATTGGAGGCGGTAGCTTCATATGACCTCTGGATATGGCACGCGTTTTTTGGAGCTTCAGGTACAATGAACGACCTTAATATTCTTGATCGCtcacctgtttttgatgacattatTAACGGAATAGCTCCGCAAGTCAACTTCAACGTCAACGGAAGAGAATATCACTTGGCTTACTATCTCACAGATGGTATTTATCCAAAATGGGCGACTTTTATTCAATCTATCCGACTTCCACAGGGTGAGAAAAATAAGCTATTTGCTAAAAAGCAAGAATCAGTCCGAAAGGATGTTGAGCGTGCCTTTGGAGTCCTGCAAGCTAGATTCGCCGTTGTTAAAAATCCATCTAAATtatgggaaaaagaaaaaataaaaaatataatgaaagctTGCATCATACTCCACAATATGATTGTCGAAAATGAACGAGGTTCATACAGTCTGCGTAACATTTCAGAATTTATTGACGGAGAAGGAGAAGGTGCATATTCCGTCGGTCTAGATCATACACTCCGCAATACAATTGATGCTCGAAGAAGGATTCAGGATACACCAACCAATCAACGATTAAAAGCTgatttgattgaaaatatatgggcTAAATTTGGACatcttccaaataacatataa
- the LOC130495454 gene encoding multiple organellar RNA editing factor 8, chloroplastic/mitochondrial-like isoform X2 — protein MATRSISRSIPRLLNRSFASSAPLSRSRPLAAAALSSVVHHRGGGFVSAKGLSSQAATASSSLNDRNPNWSYRPPKETILLDGCDFEHWLVVVDPPQGDLTRDEIIDGYIKTLAQIVGSEEEARMKIYSVSHRCYFAFGALVSEDLSHKLKGEPFIDGRAVPYDPKYHEEWLRNNDKANDKNKRGPRKFDKTRNFVRRENMAGGSYPPQNYGGPPAQSNMGGAPPQNNMGGQRPSANYGGAPPQNNMGGQRPPANYGGGAPPPNYGAPLPNYGGAPPQNNMGGQRPPANYGGGPPPNYGGAPPPQTHIGGAPPQNNMGGGPPNEGWPGNNNYQQQSGGMQQPQYQTNYPPNRDGGGNQYQS, from the exons ATGGCGACGCGTTCCATTTCTCGCTCCATTCCCAGGCTTCTGAATCGATCCTTCGCTTCGTCTGCTCCCCTCAGCCGATCCCGTCCCCTCGCCGCAGCAGCATTGTCCTCCGTCGTCCACCACCGCGGTGGTGGATTCGTCTCTGCGAAAGGTCTTTCCTCGCAGGCGGCCACGGCATCTTCTTCTCTGAACGATCGGAACCCTAACTGGTCGTACAGGCCTCCCAAGGAGACGATCTTGCTCGATGGCTGCGATTTCGAGCATTGGCTCGTGGTTGTTGATCCGCCTCAGGGTGATCTTACCAGAGACGAGATCATTGACGGTTATATCAAAACCCTAGCTCAGATTGTTGGCAG TGAAGAAGAAGCGAGGATGAAGATCTACTCTGTTTCGCATCGGTGTTACTTTGCCTTCGGTGCACTTGTGTCTGAAGATCTTTCTCACAAGCtgaaag GGGAACCCTTCATTGATGGGAGAGCTGTTCCTTATGATCCCAAGTACCACGAGGAATGGTTAAGGAACAACGATAAAGCAAATGATAAAAACAAGCGTGGTCCTAGAAAGTTTGATAAAACCAGAAACTTTGTGAGGAGAGAGAACATGGCTGGAGGCTCTTATCCACCTCAGAATTATGGAGGACCACCAGCACAATCCAACATGGGAGGAGCACCACCGCAGAACAATATGGGAGGACAGAGGCCATCAGCAAACTATGGGGGAGCACCACCGCAGAACAACATGGGAGGACAGAGGCCACCAGCAAACTATGGAGGAGGAGCACCCCCACCAAATTATGGAGCACCACTACCGAACTATGGAGGAGCACCACCTCAGAACAACATGGGAGGACAGAGGCCACCAGCAAACTATGGAGGAGGACCACCACCGAACTATGGAGGAGCACCACCACCACAAACCCACATCGGAGGAGCACCACCGCAGAACAACATGGGAGGAGGTCCACCAAATGAAGGATGGCCAGGTAACAACAACTACCAGCAGCAGAGCGGTGGAATGCAGCAGCCACAGTACCAGACCAACTATCCACCTAACCGTGATGGCGGCGGGAACCAGTACCAGAGTTAG
- the LOC130496767 gene encoding protein S40-7-like: protein MNKTTRIDIPSSSSPSLASADGELHEDDIFAIDITHAPRPSPTRQQQQQHPQARQLQRSKSSLKNVEASGILAALPEPSGNSYLNHVFHHKPASVLSTSVSSTASSSSSSGGGGGGGARTIPAAAPKPPQERLPFTSSFINGGKFPQSAPVQVPSAMMNRHKKEFKLTDVVDDDEEEDEEEDGERLPPHEIVARSLAQSSLLSCSVLEGAGRTLKGRDLRQVRNAVFRRTGFID, encoded by the coding sequence atgaacaaaaCTACAAGGATCGATAtcccctcttcctcttctccatCTTTAGCTTCCGCAGACGGAGAGCTCCACGAAGACGACATCTTCGCAATCGACATAACTCACGCGCCTCGTCCTTCTCCAAcgcgacaacaacaacaacaacatccacAAGCTCGTCAACTTCAAAGAAGCAAAAGCAGTTTAAAAAACGTGGAAGCTTCTGGCATCCTCGCTGCTCTCCCCGAGCCATCTGGAAACAGTTACCTCAACCACGTGTTTCACCACAAACCCGCCTCTGTTCTCTCCACTTCGGTCTCCTCCACAGCatcttcatcctcttcctccggcggcggcggcggtggtGGTGCTCGAACCATCCCCGCTGCTGCTCCTAAACCGCCTCAAGAACGGCTTCCGTTCACCTCTTCTTTTATAAACGGAGGGAAGTTTCCTCAGTCAGCTCCCGTTCAAGTACCGTCGGCGATGATGAatcgtcataagaaggagttcAAGCTGACTGATGTGGTggatgatgatgaggaggaggatgaagaagaagatggggaGAGGCTTCCGCCTCACGAGATTGTAGCGAGGTCTTTGGCTCAGTCTTCTTTGCTGTCTTGCTCTGTGCTTGAAGGAGCTGGAAGAACTCTTAAAGGGAGGGATCTTCGGCAGGTGAGGAATGCTGTTTTCAGAAGAACTGGTTTCATTGATtga
- the LOC108813119 gene encoding protein IQ-DOMAIN 10 — protein MGSGWLVRSLVCFKATKHTKSNQGNVHSETLNRVKPVESSSASTTLTIEIAAIRIQKAFRAYKARKRLCSLKSARRFNALIQGHTVTNQTSIALNVMHSWCDIQSQIRERRMYMVTQGRLQNKRLENRLKLEIKLHEIEVEWCGGSDTMEEILARIQQKEEATVKRERAMAYAFSHQWRANATQYLGQASFNLDKENWGWSWKERWIAARPWEIRAQYQVTKPIKPAKKPEKSSPPNLIIKKKTSTKPGLPNIKEAAKSRKPISG, from the exons ATGGGATCTGGATGGTTGGTCCGTTCTCTCGTCTGTTTCAAAGCAACAAAACATACAAAATCAAACCAAGGCAAC GTACATTCTGAAACATTAAACCGTGTCAAACCGGTCGAATCAAGCTCAGCTTCCACTACTCTTACCATAGAGATCGCTGCTATTCGCATTCAAAAGGCTTTTAGAGCATACAAG GCGAGGAAAAGACTTTGCAGCTTGAAGAGTGCAAGGAGATTTAACGCATTGATCCAAGGCCATACAGTGACGAACCAAACTTCGATTGCACTCAACGTGATGCATTCTTGGTGCGATATACAGAGTCAGATCAGAGAACGGCGTATGTATATGGTGACACAAGGTAGGCTCCAGAACAAAAGGTTGGAGAATCGGTTGAAGCTGGAGATCAAGCTTCATGAGATAGAAGTTGAATGGTGTGGAGGGTCTGACACAATGGAGGAGATTCTCGCGAGGATACAacagaaagaagaagctacagTGAAGCGTGAACGAGCGATGGCTTACGCTTTTTCACACCAG tggAGAGCTAATGCTACACAGTATTTAGGTCAAGCTTCGTTTAACCTTGACAAAGAAAACTGGGGATGGAGTTGGAAAGAACGGTGGATAGCAGCTAGACCTTGGGAGATTAGGGCTCAATACCAAGTCACTAAACCGATAAAACCAGCTAAAAAACCGGAGAAATCATCACCACCCAATCTGAtcatcaaaaagaaaacatccACTAAACCGGGTTTGCCAAACATCAAGGAAGCTGCAAAATCCAGAAAACCCATTTCCGGATGA
- the LOC108837760 gene encoding uncharacterized protein LOC108837760 encodes MRRFSIVGYINKVKIQMGLHSYSQPSESEDIFGNDSHSGYSETEDLIRRDQAELSLSREAVVYPPQPEVEFGFPQSCYCGGQPHLATSTSRNDPGYIDSVTSWSHCFVLMRLLQAGLITNMCLC; translated from the coding sequence GTAAAGATACAAATGGGGCTTCACAGCTATAGCCAGCCATCGGAGTCAGAGGATATCTTTGGAAATGATTCCCACAGTGGCTACAGCGAGACGGAGGATCTCATTAGACGTGACCAAGCTGAGCTAAGCTTATCTCGTGAAGCGGTGGTGTACCCTCCACAACCTGAGGTGGAGTTCGGCTTCCCGCAGAGTTGCTACTGTGGAGGTCAGCCACATCTTGCAACCTCTACCAGCAGGAACGATCCAGGTTATATTGATAGTGTTACAAGCTGGTCTCATTGCTTTGTGTTAATGCGTTTGTTACAAGCTGGTCTCATTACAAATATGTGTTTGTGTTAA
- the LOC108810519 gene encoding uncharacterized protein LOC108810519 isoform X1, with the protein MCVICSSLTLSSSKYYRQTETDVEMPLNPSRVLYEMNSDDEQFLARIHDRVLVAENSASYEITENMFEKASYVKQLDHFTLIEIQELMAGARSLEAMKTIYELWRTKRQSKGMPLIMHLQTLYGSLRTWVDHQIFTISQHSQRRKAMMMMEMPGT; encoded by the exons ATGTGTGTGATATGTTCCTCCTTAACGCTAAG TTCTTCTAAATATTACCGGCAGACTGAAACTGATGTTGAGATGCCATTGAATCCTTCACGTGTTTTGTATGAAATGAACAGCGATGATGAGCAGTTCCTTGCGAGAATTCATGATCGTGTTCTGGTTGCTGAGAATAGTGCTTCTTATGAGATCACTGAGAACATGTTTGAGAAGGCTTCGTACGTAAAGCAACTTGATCACTTTACCTTAATCGAAATTCAAGAACTGATGGCCGGAGCTAGATCCTTGGAAGCAATGAAAACAATATATGAGCTTTGGAGAACCAAGAGGCAGAGTAAGGGAATGCCACTAATCATGCATCTTCAG ACGCTATATGGTTCGTTACGTACTTGGGTTGACCATCAAATATTCACTATCTCTCAGCATTCTCAGCGAAG GAAGgcaatgatgatgatggagatgCCTGGAACATAG
- the LOC108811180 gene encoding transcription factor TCP4 gives MADDHREAHHFLHPQPPPMRHRATSQAANGGCGEIVEVQGGHIVRCQTGRKDRHSKVCTAKGPRDRRVRLSAHTAIQFYDVQDRLGVDRPSKAVDWLIRKARTSIDELAQLPPWDPADANAAAANAKLRRTAAKTKISPSPPPPPPPQQLQFGDESSYLPPSMDSDSIADTMKSFFPVVGSSPEAPRNQDLRLSLHSFSEGPPSLLHHHHSSASEPVLFYGQSNPFGYDTSTGGWEQQSIQRVVSGATDTVNGGGGCQYFAPPHHPSTTSFQQVLGQSQFYSQRGPLQSSYTPMIRAWFDPHHLHSISTDDLNHHHIPPPVFASGELSSGFLVPARFQGQEEEQQDGLTNKPSSASSVSRHC, from the coding sequence ATGGCAGACGACCACCGCGAAGCTCACCACTTCCTCCACCCTCAACCACCTCCAATGAGACACCGCGCTACGTCACAGGCGGCGAACGGAGGCTGCGGGGAGATAGTGGAGGTTCAAGGAGGACACATTGTGCGGTGTCAGACGGGAAGGAAAGACCGTCACAGCAAAGTCTGCACTGCCAAAGGGCCACGTGACCGGCGCGTGAGGCTATCTGCTCACACGGCGATTCAGTTTTACGACGTCCAAGACCGTCTCGGCGTCGACAGACCGAGCAAAGCCGTCGATTGGCTCATCAGAAAGGCAAGAACTTCCATCGACGAGCTCGCTCAGCTTCCTCCGTGGGATCCCGCCGATGCTAACGCCGCCGCCGCAAATGCTAAACTCAGAAGAACCGccgccaaaaccaaaatctctccgtcgccgccgccgccgccaccGCCGCAACAGCTTCAGTTCGGTGACGAGTCGAGTTATCTCCCGCCGTCGATGGATTCAGATTCGATCGCTGACACGATGAAGTCGTTTTTCCCGGTGGTCGGCTCTTCACCGGAAGCTCCTCGGAATCAGGATCTCCGCCTCTCGCTGCACTCGTTCTCGGAGGGTCCGCCGTcgctcctccaccaccaccacagcTCTGCTTCCGAGCCTGTTCTGTTCTACGGGCAGAGCAATCCGTTTGGGTACGACACGTCGACGGGTGGTTGGGAGCAACAGTCAATTCAGAGAGTGGTGAGCGGAGCAACCGATACAGTAAACGGAGGAGGAGGGTGTCAGTACTTTGCTCCACCTCATCATCCTTCCACGACGTCGTTTCAGCAAGTACTCGGCCAAAGTCAGTTTTATTCTCAGAGGGGTCCCCTTCAGTCCAGTTACACTCCTATGATCCGTGCTTGGTTTGATCCTCACCACCTTCATTCCATCTCCACCGACGATCTCAACCACCACCATATTCCTCCGCCGGTATTCGCCTCAGGCGAATTATCTTCCGGTTTTCTCGTACCAGCACGGTTTCAGGGTCAAGAGGAGGAACAGCAGGACGGTCTCACCAACAAACCGTCCTCTGCTTCCTCTGTTTCTCGCCACTGTTAA
- the LOC108837766 gene encoding uncharacterized protein LOC108837766 yields MSLSSSQKKLLVILVAFACVFTSGAEAWSWSWSSGSGSGSGSGSGSGWGWGWGSDGSGGSASGSGTNPDGSHWSWKWDPRSGWRWSSDSNDTKQGSSNHNVTNPGTSNHNVTKPGSSNHNHTTSPGSSNHNHHNVTKPGSSNHNHNVTKPGSSNHNHHNVTKPGSSNHNHNVTKPGSSKHNDTRSGSNDNSVFAKPREVVVGGSSGWNYGVDLEEWASKTTFHVGDVLVFEYSNMTNRRHDVYLQTNLWSYRTCNIESRNKIASSEDENGSKESFKFTLAMSQPYSFACGEDNGFYCRTYNMKFSVLPDA; encoded by the exons ATGTCGCTGTCTTCTTCACAAAAGAAGTTGCTGGTAATCCTTGTGGCCTTTGCATGCGTCTTCACATCAGGCGCAGAGGCATGGAGCTGGAGTTGGAGCTCGGGTTCAGGCTCAGGCTCAGGCTCAGGCTCAGGCTCGGGTTGGGGTTGGGGCTGGGGATCCGACGGCTCAGGCGGATCAGCCTCAGGTTCGGGTACAAACCCTGATGGTTCGCATTGGAGTTGGAAGTGGGACCCCCGGTCAGGCTGGAGATGGAGTTCAGACTCAAACGACACGAAGCAAGGCTCATCAAACCATAACGTTACGAACCCAGGCACATCAAATCATAACGTTACAAAGCCAGGCTCATCGAACCATAACCATACTACTAGCCCAGGCTCATCGAACCACAACCACCATAATGTTACGAAGCCAGGCTCATCGAACCACAACCATAACGTTACAAAGCCAGGCTCATCGAACCATAACCACCATAACGTTACGAAGCCAGGCTCATCGAACCACAACCACAACGTTACAAAGCCAGGCTCATCAAAACATAACGATACGAGGTCAGGCTCAAACGATAACTCGGTATTTGCAAAACCAAGAGAGGTCGTAGTGGGAGGATCAAGTGGATGGAACTACGGAGTGGATCTTGAAGAATGGGCTTCCAAGACTACTTTCCATGTTGGCGATGTTCTTG TTTTCGAGTACAGCAATATGACAAACCGAAGACATGACGTGTACTTGCAAACAAATCTGTGGAGTTACAGGACCTGCAACATCGAAAGTAGAAATAAGATTGCTTCATCGGAGGATGAGAATGGATCTAAAGAGAGCTTCAAATTTACTCTTGCAATGTCACAGCCTTACTCTTTTGCATGCGGAGAGGATAACGGCTTTTATTGCCGTACCTATAACATGAAGTTCAGCGTTCTCCCTGACGCCTGA
- the LOC108837765 gene encoding ras-related protein RABA1g gives MATYTADDDYDFLYKVVLIGDSGVGKSNLLSRFTRNEFSLESKSTIGVEFATRTIHVDDKIVKAQIWDTAGQERYRAITSAYYRGALGALLVYDVTRHVTFENVERWLKELRDHTDANIVIMLVGNKADLRHLRAVSTEDATAFAEREKTFFMETSALEALNVEDAFTQLLSQIYRVASKRALDVGDGDDGDQSALPKGQSIHVGSKGDVSEVKKIGCCSS, from the exons ATGGCTACGTATACAGCTGACGACGATTACGACTTCCTCTACAAAGTGGTACTAATCGGAGACTCCGGCGTCGGCAAATCCAACCTCCTCTCTCGATTCACACGCAACGAGTTCAGCCTCGAGTCCAAATCCACCATCGGCGTCGAATTCGCCACCCGAACCATTCACGTCGACGACAAAATCGTCAAAGCTCAGATTTGGGACACCGCCGGTCAAGAAAG aTACCGAGCAATCACTAGCGCATACTATCGAGGAGCTTTAGGAGCATTACTTGTCTACGACGTTACACGGCACGTGACTTTCGAGAACGTCGAGAGATGGCTCAAGGAGCTTAGAGACCACACCGACGCCAACATTGTTATCATGCTCGTTGGGAACAAGGCTGATCTGCGTCACCTTAGGGCTGTTTCCACGGAAGATGCTACGGCGTTTGCTGAGAGGGAGAAGACTTTCTTTATGGAGACGTCTGCATTGGAAGCTTTGAACGTTGAGGATGCTTTCACTCAGCTGCTTTCTCAGATATACCGTGTGGCTAGCAAAAGAGCTTTGGATGttggtgatggtgatgatggTGATCAGTCTGCTCTCCCTAAAGGACAGAGTATTCATGTCGGGTCTAAGGGAGATGTGTCTGAGGTTAAGAAGATCGGTTGCTGCTCGAGTTGA
- the LOC108810351 gene encoding uncharacterized protein LOC108810351 produces the protein MSLSSSQKKLLVILVAFACVFTSCAEAWSWSWSSGSGSGSGSGSGWGWGWGSDGSGGSASGSGTNPDGSHWSWKWDPRSGWRWSSDSNDTKQGSSNHNVTNPGTSNHNVTKPGSSNHNHTTSPGSSNHNHHNVTKPGSSNHNHNVTKPGSSNHNHHNVTKPGSSNHNHNVTKPGSSKHNDTRSGSNDNSVFAKPREVVVGGSSGWNYGVDLEEWASKTTFHVGDVLVFEYSNMTNRRHDVYLQTNLWSYRTCNIESRNKIASSEDENGSKESFKFTLAMSQPYSFACGEDNGFYCRTYNMKFSVLPDA, from the exons ATGTCGCTGTCTTCTTCACAAAAGAAGTTGCTGGTAATCCTTGTGGCCTTTGCATGCGTCTTCACATCATGCGCAGAGGCATGGAGCTGGAGTTGGAGCTCGGGTTCAGGCTCAGGCTCAGGCTCAGGCTCGGGTTGGGGTTGGGGCTGGGGATCCGACGGCTCAGGCGGATCAGCCTCAGGCTCGGGTACAAACCCTGATGGTTCGCATTGGAGTTGGAAGTGGGACCCCCGGTCAGGCTGGAGATGGAGTTCAGACTCAAACGACACGAAGCAAGGCTCATCCAACCATAACGTTACTAACCCAGGCACATCAAATCATAACGTTACAAAGCCAGGCTCATCGAACCATAACCATACTACTAGCCCAGGCTCATCGAACCATAACCACCATAATGTTACGAAGCCAGGCTCATCGAACCACAACCATAACGTTACAAAGCCAGGCTCATCGAACCATAACCACCATAACGTTACGAAGCCAGGCTCATCGAACCACAACCACAACGTTACAAAGCCAGGCTCATCAAAACATAACGATACGAGGTCAGGCTCAAACGATAACTCGGTATTTGCAAAACCAAGAGAGGTCGTAGTGGGAGGATCAAGTGGATGGAACTACGGAGTGGATCTTGAAGAATGGGCTTCCAAGACTACTTTCCATGTTGGCGATGTTCTTG TTTTCGAGTACAGCAATATGACAAACCGAAGACATGACGTGTACTTGCAAACAAATCTATGGAGTTACAGGACCTGCAACATCGAAAGTAGAAATAAGATTGCTTCATCGGAGGATGAGAATGGATCTAAAGAGAGCTTCAAATTTACTCTTGCAATGTCACAGCCTTACTCTTTTGCATGCGGAGAGGATAACGGCTTTTATTGCCGTACCTATAACATGAAGTTCAGCGTTCTCCCTGACGCCTGA
- the LOC108836158 gene encoding protein RALF-like 9 yields MGISKTIKVIFSMALVVFLALAATKIEARYIDYGALHHGDPSFGCSKLHPQFCKKQEANPYARGCETIERCDRGQKK; encoded by the coding sequence ATGGGGATATCTAAAACTATTAAAGTTATTTTCTCTATGGCTCTTGTGGTGTTCTTAGCTCTAGCAGCAACCAAGATAGAGGCAAGATACATAGATTATGGTGCCCTTCATCATGGAGATCCCAGTTTCGGTTGTAGTAAACTACACCCTCAATTCTGCAAGAAGCAAGAAGCCAATCCATATGCGAGAGGTTGCGAGACTATAGAACGTTGCGACCGTGGCCAGAAAAAGTGA